A genomic window from Acidobacteriota bacterium includes:
- a CDS encoding NADH-quinone oxidoreductase subunit A — protein sequence MVSAYLPVFVMVVFAFVMAVGLFLASWFLGKVKGSKTELMPYECGLDPMDAPFKRVSVRYYVVALLFLLFDVETLFLFPVAAVFRERTAMGWGFFVYGEMLVFLAILLVGYVYALKKGALRWE from the coding sequence ATGGTCTCGGCCTACCTGCCCGTCTTCGTGATGGTGGTCTTCGCCTTCGTGATGGCCGTGGGCCTCTTCCTGGCCTCCTGGTTCCTGGGGAAGGTGAAGGGATCGAAGACCGAACTCATGCCCTACGAGTGCGGCCTGGACCCCATGGACGCGCCCTTCAAAAGGGTTTCGGTCCGCTACTACGTGGTGGCCCTCCTCTTCCTCCTCTTCGACGTGGAAACGCTCTTCCTCTTTCCCGTGGCCGCGGTCTTCCGGGAACGGACGGCCATGGGATGGGGGTTCTTCGTGTACGGGGAGATGCTCGTCTTCCTGGCGATTCTCCTCGTCGGGTATGTCTACGCCCTCAAGAAAGGGGCGCTCAGATGGGAATAG